One window of Thermocoleostomius sinensis A174 genomic DNA carries:
- a CDS encoding AI-2E family transporter produces the protein MFQSLNKLPPLVSWGLLFPIIFLNGWLLLVLAQELQPLLSILISATLLAFLLDYPIRFLVDRGVSRGIAISLVLLVFLLILVVSGVFLIPLILKQANELLTKLPEWIKSGQQQLISLEDWAIAQQLPIDLSTTINQLVARLTTGLRALTSQAFSIVFGAIGSVVNVFLTLVFTIFLVLRGESLWAGILGWFPPQWNLRIRESLPENFERYIAGQVTMATIVGIVQTTTLVILRVPLPQLFGIGIGVATLIPFGGTVTIITVSSLLALQNFWLGFKVLLVAISINWAIENILAPRIVGELTGLNPVWMLISLDLGLKLGGALGLVIAVPIASFIKATADTIRNSRSGSSLVLVTGDPPAVEEQPVGRSDE, from the coding sequence ATGTTTCAGTCATTGAACAAGCTCCCTCCCCTCGTTAGTTGGGGGCTGCTGTTTCCCATTATTTTCCTGAACGGTTGGCTCTTGCTCGTTTTGGCGCAGGAGCTACAGCCCTTGCTAAGTATTTTGATCAGCGCTACGCTGCTGGCTTTTTTGTTAGACTATCCGATTCGATTTTTGGTCGATCGGGGCGTCAGTCGCGGCATCGCTATCAGTCTAGTGCTGCTGGTGTTTCTGTTAATTCTGGTAGTGTCGGGCGTGTTTCTGATTCCCCTAATTTTGAAACAAGCCAATGAACTGTTGACCAAATTGCCGGAGTGGATTAAATCAGGTCAGCAGCAGTTGATCAGCCTAGAGGATTGGGCCATTGCTCAGCAGTTACCGATCGATCTCAGCACGACGATTAATCAACTGGTGGCACGACTGACAACCGGATTGCGCGCCCTCACTAGCCAAGCCTTCAGCATTGTATTTGGAGCGATCGGCAGTGTCGTTAATGTGTTTCTGACGTTAGTGTTTACAATCTTTTTGGTGCTGCGCGGCGAAAGCCTGTGGGCTGGCATTTTAGGATGGTTTCCGCCTCAGTGGAACCTACGTATTCGCGAGTCGTTGCCCGAAAACTTTGAGCGCTATATTGCTGGACAAGTGACAATGGCGACGATTGTTGGCATTGTACAAACAACCACGCTGGTCATTTTGCGGGTTCCCTTGCCACAACTGTTTGGCATTGGCATTGGCGTAGCAACGCTGATTCCCTTTGGCGGAACTGTCACTATTATCACGGTTAGTTCTCTGCTAGCCCTGCAAAACTTTTGGCTGGGCTTTAAAGTCTTGCTAGTGGCCATAAGCATTAACTGGGCGATTGAAAATATTTTGGCGCCGCGCATTGTAGGCGAACTGACCGGACTCAATCCCGTCTGGATGTTGATATCACTGGATCTGGGTCTGAAATTAGGGGGCGCGTTGGGGCTAGTGATTGCTGTACCGATTGCCAGCTTCATTAAAGCCACTGCTGATACGATTCGCAACAGCCGATCGGGGTCTTCGCTGGTCTTGGTGACGGGAGACCCTCCCGCAGTGGAAGAACAACCCGTTGGGCGATCGGACGAGTGA